A segment of the Doryrhamphus excisus isolate RoL2022-K1 chromosome 7, RoL_Dexc_1.0, whole genome shotgun sequence genome:
GAGAGTGTTTAAGAAAGATTGTCAATATAAAATTATGCACAAATATCAATCTCTATAATTCTGTAGGCACAAATTCCAAATgtaattcttaaaaaaaatgtttttacaaaatgtcataatCAGAATGTGTTGTTTCCGACATACCTTCATGAGATGCTGTGGAAAGCTGAATAATGTTGGTACAGCATCTGCCCGAAGTCGCGTTGTCTGGCCTGTACGATCGAAGTGCTTCTCTTCGAAGTGGTCTGAACACAACGTGGAGTAAGGCTTTGACGTCCACTGGTCTCTTCTCATGTTTGCAGTCCATCTCTGACGAAGAGCAGAATCACTTTTCGGAAATCTAAGATTATTAACAAGATGAGAAGATAcattcaaaaaatgaaaaactgatACATGCAAAAATAATGACTGCATCTGGCAACTACAGGGTAGGTACGAGAACATTTCATTCTGATGTTTGAGTACTGAGTACCCAACTATTAGTACTCAGTTAATGTTATTCAATCAATGGTATCTCACTTACACTCAATGTCAAAACATTACTAGAACTCATTTCAATAGTGATACATTTTAGCACAAAAAATCAGGTTTTTATGACATAATATGATATTCAAAGTTTGAAATTTGAATGATGAGCACCTCACTGTCACTGTCATTATATGACATGAAGTGATGAGCCTAAtttctcaacaacaaaaaagaaaaatagtaacaGACTATGCAGTGTTGTGTTAGAATATGGTTAAAGGGTACTTAATAAGTTGGCTTTTTCGCTCTGAGCAGCAGTAGTATAGTAAACGCACCCATCTAAAATGCCGACACAAAATCCACCTACTGGGACTACATAGTAATTCGGTGGCAAGAAAGCCATAGTTCAGTTTTAAGAGTTTATTCACTCGTTATTGTCATTATCGTAGCTTAGTATGTAATCACCTGTGAAAGGTTTTTCCACATCCCTTCGCCAAACGGTTGGAACAGTTTACAGCCGCACAGTAGGGCATTTTAATGCCTTATCGCGTCCAAAATTTCAGAAACCATCAGTAAAAACGTCGAAAGTCGCAAACGAACAAGGTAGTGCTACACAATGGCGGGCGTCACGTGACCACTCGCGGCGACAAAACCGTACGGCTCGTGAGTTTTCTACGTAATGTGGTTTTGTGACGTCTGTTCAATATTGACGACGCCATGTTGCTATCCAAGTATCGCGATACTTCACGTGAGCAGCTCGCCCATGCGTTATAGGTCAGGAAACCCCATCTCGTCTTCCTTTCCCAACATGGCACCGAAGGTGAAGAAGGAAGGTTCGTGTATCCTACCACGTTTATTGCTTAAACTGCTAAAAACAGATGTTTGTTATGTGGACCAGGTGTTAAAATAAAAACGATTCGATGTAAATGTTTGCTAATCCACACTTGTCTGTTTAAAATACTCCGAATGTGTCAACTTGAGAAACCACGCTGGCGACAAGACCGGCGTGTGTACTGCTGATGCTAAGTAATTCGAGTTTTTAAACATCACAGGGTAGCTGCGGCACTTAAAGACTTTATACGACAACGTAAGTTTTAATATTAGCCGCACTAAGTAACCCACGTTAAGTGCTGAAGTCTTAACCACCGCTTCAGAtggatgctaactgctagcttacTAAGCTAGCATATCTATCGTGTGTAATCAGTATAACACAATAATGAATAGCAGCaaggccatgtttgtttgtttgtgttcgtGTTAACACCAGGAGTTCCACACTCTTGAATGCGTTCAACTTTATTTAAAGGCCAACACCATGTCTTTTTGCCATGGTTAATTGCGCATTTAACGTGAATATTTTTGTGAATTTGtaatcccagctgtcccagccAAGACTGAGGCCAAATCAAAGGCCCTGAAGGCCAAGAAGGCTGTACTCAAAGGCGTCCAcagccagaagaagaagaagattcgGACTTCTCCTACCTTTCGTCGCCCCAAGACACTTCGCCTGCGAAGGCAGCCCAAATACCCTCGCAAGAGTGCTCCTCGCAGGAACAAGTAAGTCAAACTTCCCTTTGCTTAACACACCCTGCTGGTGCAAGTGATGCTTATCAGCGATCAAAGTATGAAGAATATGATTCCAACTCCTCCCACTGATGCACCCTACTTTGAATTAGTTCTGATGAAGACGGTAATGAGTATGCTTGAAGGGCTTAGACCGACGGTTGGTTTTATTCCTTAGGCTGGATCACTATGCCATCATCAAGTACCCCCTGACGACCGAGTCGGCCATGAAGAAAATTGAGGACAATAACACCCTGGTCTTCATCGTGGACATCAAGGCCAACAAACATCAGATCAAACACGCAGTCAGGAAGTTGTACGACATCGACGTTTCCAAAGTCAACACTCTCATCAGGTAAGCCAGTTTGTCGCTGTAGTCGTGGAAACGTAACTCTGCTGCGCCTGAAGCGCTGCACCCCTCCTGTGATGCCTGCGCTATTACATATAGGGCAAATACTCCACCACCCAAGTCGGATTGACttctgcatctcagctttgtcatgtgGGTGGAAGTCTTTATTCATGAAATGTcttcccccatttttgctgttttgcagTATTTCAATTTAGATCATAATTATGTGGATTCCTGTAATGTAATTTCAactctgctactaaaatggcgTTTATTCCTCCTGTGTTTGTCCTAAAATGGTGACTTTCTGGGTAGTACTTTAATAGCTTGACTCTCCAACCTCATTTTCAGAAATCACCAATATGTCCCTCATATTATACCTTAAAATACTTCTCAAGATTTTGAtgtcttgcaaaattacagccgttttaatttttacttttaatttcccCAACCATTTaaactttcttgtaaatgtacttcCCTTTTTATGTTTGAATTTTGCTGAGTTGAGTTTACTTTAGTTGTGCATGCAGTAGTCTGATTCCATGTGTTGTGCTTTCAGGCCGGATGGTGAGAAGAAGGCGTACGTCCGTCTTGCACCAGATTATGATGCGCTGGATGTTGCCAACAAGGTGAGTCGGGACACTTTGATGCTAAATATCAAATTGCTGCATGTGATGTCAAACGATTGCGTCTGAATGTTAGTGATGCACTCAAAGGAACCACTGATGCCAATCGTCACAAGTGTCCCTGTGGGTGGAGGCAGCCATCTTTCTAACAATCTTTTTCCTTTTCTAGATTGGAATCATCTAAACTGCGTGtggatgaataaatatttgtacaaaCTTAGTCTGTGTTGGTGTGTTCAGTGACTAAACATTGTGTTGGAAAAGACAAATGTGCATGTTAACTTCTTTATTTCTGCTGTCAAAACCAATAAAGTTTGAGTGGCATTTTCAGCATCACATGTTAGTGATGTCATACACAAGGCTGAAATGCAAAGGTAGTGATGAGAAAGCAGGAAGGCTCCTATTGATTACATTCAACGTGTGTTGGAACACGGTGGTTCTGTTTAGGACAGGAAGGTTCGGACCGTGCCTTTAACCAGGCCTCGGCAGATGGGACACTTGCGTAGGGAGGGTGCACACTCCTTGCACACCACCAGGTGTCCACAGGGGATGAAGACGATGTTGACCTCCTTGTCCATGCACACCTTGCAGGTGCGCTCTTCCTGCAGGCGCCGCAGCTGCTCCTCCATGGGGAGTCCTGCAGGAATATGGACCATTATGACACCGCCATGTGTTGACAGCTTCATTTAGGTGCTTGGTCTTCATACCTGACAGATCTTGACTAGGGGATGCTGCTTCATTTGACTGAGCTGAAACATCAAAACAATAGTTAAGACTGGTACCCATGAAAGTACTACTTCAGAGCGACAGGACACACCCATCAGGTCTCGGAGCAAGTGGACATCGTTCTTCTGGATCCAGTTGCGGAAGACCTCGGCTGCTGCGTTGCCTTTGGTCAGGACAAGCTCGATGAGCCTGGCCGTCTGCTGCTGTGCTGATGTCTGCGCCTGCAGACCGCTGTACTCCTCTGCAGCTGCATGGCAACAGTTCAGCTCCATTAAAAAGGTCATACAGTAGcagcaaaaaacacattttcatagttaaagcttACAGAATCCGTTTACAACCTACACATCAGAAAATAAGATGTGTGTTTCAGTAAAAGTCGTCTGGACAGAAGGTCACATCGGGGATTCAGTCTAGTGTTAGCTAAGGGGAGCCTTGAACAGCaccctgttttatgatgactgggcctgttgtgagatcattcaaagtACTAATTGTTGACAGCAATGAAGCCTGGTgtgttactagtgacacctagtggtcattGTGGACTACAGCTCAAAGTATTGTAATCccttacatttacaatttgttcatttggtcatttttatgcttaaaataagaaaaatatgcatttttaaagactaataataggccaaagtccaccacaaaacagcactccatgtatgtgtatacaccTGAAAAGTAGGATTACAGTTTAACAGTGTAACCCTACTTTTGGCCCACACTGTACGTATGGTCAAGAGTGAGACTTACTTAGCACATTTTGTTCTCGCAGATGTTCCAACACCGGTTCAACGCTCTTCAAACGTTGGACCAGAGCAATCTGGTGTCTTTTCACAAAGGTGAAACCATCTGAGAATGCCACACAGAGACAATATGTTTCGTTCACTCACAaactacactgtgtgtgtgtgtgtgtgtgtgtgtgtgtctctctcaACCTGACGCCATGGCCTCAGCGAGCATCTCCCGCTCCTCCTCCCTCTTCTGGTCCTCGGCAC
Coding sequences within it:
- the rpl23a gene encoding 60S ribosomal protein L23a; the encoded protein is MWFCDVCSILTTPCCYPSIAILHVSSSPMRYRSGNPISSSFPNMAPKVKKEAVPAKTEAKSKALKAKKAVLKGVHSQKKKKIRTSPTFRRPKTLRLRRQPKYPRKSAPRRNKLDHYAIIKYPLTTESAMKKIEDNNTLVFIVDIKANKHQIKHAVRKLYDIDVSKVNTLIRPDGEKKAYVRLAPDYDALDVANKIGII